A genomic region of Raphanus sativus cultivar WK10039 chromosome 6, ASM80110v3, whole genome shotgun sequence contains the following coding sequences:
- the LOC108806189 gene encoding transcription factor bHLH121: MDVSARKSQKAGREKLRREKLNEHFVELGNVLDPERPKNDKATILTDTLQLLKDLTSEVTKLKSEYTALTDESRELTQEKNDLREEKTSLKSDIENLNLQYQQRLRSMSPWGAAMDHTVMMAPPPSFPYPMPMAMPPGSIPMHHHPPMPSYTYFGNQNPSMMPAPYMPYMQPPNTVVEQQSVHIPQNNRSREPRTKVSRESSRSEKAEDSNDVATQLELKTPGSTSDKDTLQRPEKSKRCKRNSNNNSVEESSHSSKCSSSPSVRDNTSSSSVAGGLKPDDAK, encoded by the exons ATGGATGTTTCAGCTAGGAAGTCCCAGAAAGCAGGACGTGAAAAGTTGAGGAGGGAGAAACTTAATGAGCATTTTGTCGAACTTGGAAATGTACTCG ATCCAGAAAGACCCAAGAATGACAAAGCTACCATTCTCACTGATACTCTTCAGTTGCTCAAAGACCTCACTTCTGAAGTCACCAAACTCAAATCTGAGTACACCGCTTTGACTGATGAGTCCCGCGAG CTGACACAGGAGAAAAACGACCTGAGAGAAGAAAAGACATCGCTCAAATCAGATATAGAGAATCTCAATCTCCAGTACCAGCAGAGATTAAGGTCAATGTCTCCGTGGGGAGCTGCGATGGATCACACCGTCATGATGGCTCCACCACCTTCTTTTCCATATCCAATGCCTATGGCTATGCCTCCCGGTTCAATCCCAATGCATCATCATCCACCAATGCCATCTTACACTTACTTTGGCAACCAGAACCCTAGCATGATGCCAGCGCCTTACATGCCCTATATGCAGCCTCCTAATACAGTCGTTGAGCAACAATCCGTGCACATACCACAGAACAACCGTTCCAGGGAACCTAGAACAAAGGTTTCAAGAGAGAGCAGCAGGTCTGAGAAAGCAGAGGACTCCAATGACGTTGCCACACAACTCGAGTTAAAAACTCCTGGATCTACGTCTGATAAG GATACATTACAAAGGCCAGAGAAGAGCAAGAGGTGCAAGAGAAACAGCAACAACAACTCTGTGGAAGAAAGCTCTCACTCAAGCAAGTGTTCTTCTTCTCCAAGCGTCCGGGACAACACTTCTTCCAGTAGCGTAGCTGGTGGCCTAAAACCTGATGATGCAAAATGA
- the LOC108837959 gene encoding cytosolic Fe-S cluster assembly factor NBP35 codes for MENGEIPENANEHCPGPQSETAGKSDSCAGCPNQEVCATAPKGPDPDLVAVAERMSTVKHKILVLSGKGGVGKSTFSAQLSFALAGMDHQVGLMDIDICGPSMPKMLGLEGHEIHQSNLGWSPVYVEDNLGVMSIGFMLPNSDEAVVWRGPRKNALIKQFLKDVYWGEIDYLVVDAPPGTSDEHISIVQYLQATGIDGAIIVTTPQEVSLIDVRKEVSFCKKVGVPVLGVVENMSGLCQPLADVKFKKLHSEFGSSVVDVTEEVISCLRKNAPELVNVLAYSEVFDRSGGGAERMCREMGVPFLGSVPLDPQLCRAAEQGKSCFEGDNKCSVSAPALKSIIEKVVALIKD; via the exons ATGGAGAACGGAGAGATTCCAGAGAACGCCAATGAAC ATTGCCCAGGTCCTCAATCGGAAACTGCTGGAAAGTCTGATTCTTGTGCAGGTTGCCCTAATCAGGAAGTATGTGCCACAGCTCCCAAAGGACCTGATCCAG ATTTGGTGGCAGTAGCAGAGAGAATGAGCACTGTCAAGCACAAGATTCTTGTTTTATCCGGGAAAGGTGGGGTTGGCAAGAGCACTTTCTCAGCTCAGCTCTCCTTTGCCCTCGCGGGAATGGATCACCAGGTAGGTCTGATGGACATAGATATATGCGGCCCAAGCATGCCGAAGATGCTAGGCCTTGAAGGGCATGAGATTCACCAGAGCAACCTCGGTTGGTCCCCGGTTTACGTGGAGGACAACCTTGGCGTCATGTCCATAGGCTTCATGCTCCCTAACTCCGACGAAGCTGTGGTCTGGAGAGGTCCTCGCAAGAACGCTCTCATCAAACAGTTCTTGAAAGACGTTTACTGGGGAGAGATCGATTACCTCGTGGTTGATGCCCCACCAGGAACATCGGACGAGCACATCTCAATAGTTCAGTACCTCCAAGCCACTGGGATCGATGGTGCGATCATCGTCACGACCCCACAGGAAGTCTCGTTGATCGATGTGAGAAAAGAAGTGAGCTTTTGCAAGAAAGTCGGCGTTCCCGTGCTAGGAGTAGTGGAGAACATGAGCGGTTTGTGTCAACCGTTAGCGGATGTCAAGTTCAAGAAGCTGCATTCAGAGTTTGGATCCTCCGTTGTTGACGTGACAGAGGAAGTGATCTCTTGTTTAAGAAAGAACGCACCGGAGCTCGTCAACGTATTGGCTTACAGCGAAGTGTTTGACCGTAGCGGAGGTGGTGCAGAGAGGATGTGTAGGGAGATGGGAGTGCCGTTTCTTGGGAGTGTTCCTTTGGATCCACAGCTTTGCAGAGCGGCCGAACAGGGGAAGTCGTGTTTCGAGGGTGACAACAAGTGTTCTGTTAGTGCACCTGCGCTTAAGAGCATCATAGAGAAAGTCGTTGCTTTGATCAAAGATTGA
- the LOC108813087 gene encoding uncharacterized protein LOC108813087: MTTPPARPLSVHDWDVLIEDFQDSGAPRDWFTSVFSIDSLADLALSSLLKKDLPLPSKLSILVFLDEFSETLFAGRGDETFDRLVDALRAIVQSPTADGLKEQALISFSSVLAASVESSLSLRRHVEAVVDLLLALVNRPNHGFDRQARAVACECLRQLERAFPGLLSEVAGHLWSLCQAERTHAVQAYLLLFTTVVYNVVNKKLKVSLLSTSVPLVPFNAPNWMRDQSQSQGLGPDQKELRRTLAFLLESPYLFTSCAMMEFMGMVVPLASALELQASMLKVQFLGMVYSFDPMLCHVVLLMYTKFPDAFEGQEKDIMRRLLLLSKETQIYLVFRLLSLHWLMGLLSGEVVKRKSVLEMGQKFHPGVFDPLGLKALKLDLLVQCSVGLSGKSSGELLQECLVSVSDFKWLPPWSSETGVAFRTLHKFLISASTHSDSDPSTTRSLMESSLFQNLQGLLVDMTSKFQILVPVVVSFTERLINCEKHQWLGERFLQTIDEKLLPKLEKSCLLTPYFPLFHRIAENDTIPPSRLIKLLTKFVLTLVDKRGSDVGLRLWDQGTEVLGVCRTLLSHHKSSRLFLGLSRLLSLICLYFPDLDVRDNARIYLRMLVCIPGRRLKNILKPADTVSPSTHSSAAFFTVQSPRFRYDPNKSWNISSYIHLERVTSLLVKQSWSLSLPSSLGVGSSIVESKVQVDEVEPERSQELQLLPENSRRIESGKPTLRVMDAKVGEILERLRRYFSVVPDLRHMPGIKVRINCTLRLDAEPYSSVWGSQTQSPELDNKVDAAPPALFATVVKFSSSAPYGSIPFCRIPFLLGEWDKNVPNDEGSLEIVLLGNTTIEEEKDGLGGGGASVTVELEPREPTPGLVEVSMEANAESGQMIQGKLESVPVGIEDMFLKALAPLDEPEDTIPSYYADLFSALWEVCGSSSSTAHETFALKGGKTTAAISGTRSVKLLEVHAETVVQASELHLAPFVVAITGEQLVNIVREGGIIENIVWREEEEEEGGQGTASSSMGATGTNRDPLRLTYIGYGDDQEVPMSRSRGKLGKIKMLMFLPPRYHLLFEMEVGEESTLVHMRTDYWPCLAYVDDYLEALFLL, translated from the exons ATGACGACTCCTCCGGCGAGACCTCTCTCCGTCCACGACTGGGACGTCCTCATCGAAGACTTCCAAGACTCCGGCGCTCCTCGCGACTGGTTCACCTCCGTCTTCTCCATCGACTCCCTCGCCGACCTCGCCCTCTCCTCCCTCCTCAAAAAGGACCTCCCTTTACCTTCCAAACTCTCGATCCTCGTCTTCCTCGACGAGTTCTCCGAGACCCTCTTCGCCGGACGCGGCGACGAGACATTCGACCGCCTCGTCGACGCTCTCCGCGCGATCGTCCAGTCTCCCACGGCGGACGGGTTAAAGGAGCAGGCTTTGATCTCCTTCTCGTCGGTCCTCGCGGCGTCGGTCGAGTCTTCTCTCTCCTTGCGCCGCCACGTGGAGGCCGTCGTGGACTTGCTCCTCGCGCTCGTGAACCGTCCTAACCACGGGTTCGATAGACAGGCACGTGCCGTCGCGTGCGAGTGCTTGCGTCAGCTCGAGAGAGCGTTTCCTGGTTTGTTATCCGAAGTCGCTGGGCACCTTTGGTCGCTGTGCCAAGCGGAGAGAACGCACGCCGTGCAAGCTTACCTTCTCTTGTTCACCACAGTTGTTTACAATGTCGTTAACAAGAAGCTGAAGGTTTCGCTTCTCAGTACTTCCGTGCCTTTGGTTCCTTTCAATGCTCCTAATTGGATGAGGGATCAGAGTCAGAGTCAAGGGTTGGGGCCGGATCAGAAGGAGCTGAGGAGGACGCTGGCGTTTCTCCTGGAGTCTCCGTATCTGTTCACGTCTTGCGCTATGATGGAGTTTATGGGAATGGTGGTGCCGCTTGCGTCTGCGCTGGAGTTGCAAGCGTCCATGTTGAAAGTTCAGTTTTTAGGGATGGTTTACTCGTTTGATCCTATGCTGTGTCATGTTGTCTTGCTTATGTATACTAAGTTCCCTGATGCCTTCGAGGGACAGGAGAAAGATATCATGAGACGTCTGTTGCTTCTCTCCAAGGAGACTCAGATCTATCTTGTCTTCCGCTTGCTTTCGCTTCACTGGTTAATGGGTTTGCTGAGTGGAGAGGTTGTGAAGAGGAAGTCTGTTTTGGAGATGGGTCAGAAGTTTCATCCTGGTGTATTTGATCCGCTAGGTTTGAAAGCTTTGAAGCTTGATCTGCTGGTTCAGTGCTCTGTTGGTTTGAGTGGAAAATCTTCAGGGGAGTTGTTGCAGGAGTGCTTGGTCTCTGTTTCGGATTTCAAATGGTTGCCTCCTTGGAGCTCAGAAACTGGTGTAGCGTTCCGTACTTTACACAAGTTTCTGATATCTGCTTCTACACACTCTGACTCTGACCCTTCCACCACTAGAAGCCTTATGGAGTCTAGCCTCTTCCAAAACTTGCAG GGGTTACTGGTGGACATGACTTCAAAGTTCCAAATCTTGGTCCCTGTCGTTGTGTCTTTTACTGAGCGGTTGATAAACTGTGAAAAGCATCAGTGGTTAGGAGAGAGGTTTCTTCAGACAATAGATGAGAAACTTCTTCCCAAGCTCGAGAAAAGCTGTTTGTTAACACCTTACTTCCCGCTCTTCCATCGGATTGCGGAGAACGATACAATACCTCCTTCTAGATTGATAAAGCTCCTCACCAAGTTTGTCCTTACACTTGTTGACAAGCGCGGGTCTGATGTGGGGTTGAGACTGTGGGATCAAGGCACCGAAGTTCTTGGCGTCTGTCGAACGTTGTTGAGTCACCACAAGAGCTCTAGATTGTTTCTTGGACTCTCTCGTCTTCTCTCTCTAATCTGTCTCTATTTTCCTGATCTAGATGTCAGAGACAACGCTAG GATATATCTGAGGATGCTGGTGTGTATACCAGGAAGGAGGTTAAAGAACATTTTGAAGCCTGCAGATACAGTCTCTCCATCAACTCATTCATCTGCTGCGTTCTTCACCGTCCAAAGTCCTCGTTTCCGTTATGATCCTAACAAATCTTGGAACATTTCATCATATATTCATCTCGAACGTGTCACTTCCCTGCTAGTGAAACAGTCATGGTCCTTGTCTCTACCATCATCACTAGGCGTTGGAAGCAGCATTGTCGAAAGCAAAGTTCAGGTCGATGAAGTTGAGCCGGAGAGGAGTCAAGAGCTCCAGCTTTTACCGGAGAATTCTCGTAGGATTGAATCAGGAAAGCCGACGTTGAGAGTGATGGATGCAAAGGTAGGTGAGATTCTCGAAAGGTTGAGGAGATACTTCTCGGTGGTTCCTGATCTCAGACACATGCCTGGAATCAAGGTGAGGATAAACTGTACTTTGAGATTGGATGCTGAACCGTATAGCAGCGTATGGGGTAGTCAAACTCAGAGTCCTGAGTTAGATAATAAAGTGGACGCAGCACCTCCTGCTTTATTCGCTACCGTGGTTAAATTCTCATCTTCAGCACCTTATGGCTCTATACCATTTTGCCGCATACCTTTCCTTCTAGGTGAGTGGGACAAGAATGTACCCAACGATGAAGGTTCTTTGGAGATAGTCTTGTTGGGAAACACAACGATAGAGGAGGAGAAAGATGGcttgggaggaggaggagcgtCTGTGACAGTTGAACTCGAACCTAGAGAACCAACACCTGGTTTGGTTGAGGTTTCGATGGAAGCGAATGCAGAGAGTGGTCAGATGATTCAAGGGAAACTCGAGAGTGTTCCCGTGGGGATCGAAGACATGTTCTTGAAAGCTCTTGCCCCACTCGATGAACCTGAAGACACAATCCCAAGCTACTACGCAGATCTATTCAGTGCTTTGTGGGAAGTCTGCGGTTCATCGTCAAGCACAGCACACGAAACGTTTGCACTAAAAGGAGGCAAAACCACTGCAGCAATCAGTGGGACTCGGTCAGTGAAACTTCTCGAAGTCCATGCAGAAACTGTTGTACAAGCCAGCGAGCTTCACTTGGCACCCTTTGTGGTAGCTATCACTGGAGAACAGCTTGTGAACATTGTAAGAGAAGGAGGAATCATCGAGAACATTGTGTGGcgggaggaggaagaagaagaaggaggtcAGGGTACTGCTTCTTCATCAATGGGGGCCACAGGAACTAACAGAGACCCTCTACGTCTTACATACATAGGATATGGAGACGATCAAGAGGTTCCGATGAGTAGGAGTAGAGGGAAGTTGGGAAAGATAAAGATGCTGATGTTTTTGCCTCCGAGATATCATCTGCTGTTTGAAATGGAAGTTGGGGAAGAGTCGACATTGGTTCATATGAGAACTGATTATTGGCCTTGCTTGGCTTATGTTGATGATTATTTAGAAGCTTTGTTCTTGCTttaa
- the LOC108807714 gene encoding putative F-box protein At3g20030, giving the protein MTTISDLPWDLVEKILSRVSITSIGAVGSTSKLWNRLCKNRIWRNLEAKRHQFLGFMVKNYKLCLIRFNLLGILNEEKFVDPSIKEIIGDSLLNQVDVTKVFHCDGLLLCVTKDKEEVDRTSLVVWNPCLGQIRWIQRPRNNYHRLDRYALGYDKKKNRKHKILRLLDDDIGNKVFAYEIYDFSSDSWRVLKITPDYDIMFFQRGVSLKGNAYFFATEKLQVVVTEEEYTPEPHKFLICFDFTTERFGPPLSLPFNHYTSDTGTLSSLRDEKLAALYQCCDMAEVEIWVTTKIEEPNAVSWIPFLRIDLEPLTGFDLQFQHDGASFFIDEDKKIAVVFHLDSSDQMTYYDDDLIGENGSYEVTCNDTAYIIGEKGYFRKVGLGEGVKDPSPLNLGEYCPLVCSSSYIPSLVRIN; this is encoded by the coding sequence ATGACGACTATCTCAGATCTTCCGTGGGATTTGGTAGAGAAGATACTCTCTAGGGTTTCTATAACTAGTATCGGAGCGGTAGGATCCACTAGCAAACTATGGAACCGTTTGTGCAAAAATCGGATATGGCGTAACCTAGAAGCAAAGAGGCATCAGTTTCTAGGGTTCATGGTGAAGAACTATAAGCTTTGTTTGATAAGATTTAATCTTCTTGGAATCCTGAACGAAGAAAAATTTGTGGATCCATCTATAAAGGAGATCATCGGGGATTCACTACTTAATCAAGTCGATGTAACTAAAGTCTTCCATTGCGATGGCTTATTGTTATGCGTCACCAAGGACAAAGAGGAGGTGGACAGAACTAGCCTCGTGGTCTGGAATCCCTGTTTGGGACAAATCAGGTGGATCCAACGACCAAGAAATAACTACCACAGGTTAGACAGGTATGCTCTGGGAtatgacaagaagaagaaccgtaAACATAAGATCTTGAGGCTCTTGGATGATGACATCGGAAACAAAGTTTTTGCATACGAAATCTATGATTTCAGCTCTGATTCATGGAGGGTTCTTAAAATCACTCCGGACTatgatattatgttttttcaacGCGGCGTGTCTCTTAAGGGAAATGCTTATTTTTTTGCCACAGAAAAACTACAAGTAGTAGTAACAGAAGAAGAATACACACCAGAGccacataaatttttaatctgttttgaTTTCACAACAGAGAGATTTGGACCGCCTCTGTCTCTTCCGTTTAACCACTATACTAGCGATACTGGGACTTTGTCTTCTCTTAGAGACGAGAAACTCGCAGCTTTATATCAGTGCTGCGATATGGCTGAGGTGGAGATTTGGGTGACGACTAAGATTGAGGAGCCTAATGCAGTGTCGTGGATCCCCTTCTTAAGAATTGACTTGGAACCACTCACAGGTTTTGATTTACAGTTTCAGCATGATGGTGCGAGTTTCTTTATTGACGAGGATAAGAAAATCGCTGTAGTTTTTCATTTAGACAGTTCTGATCAAATGACCTACTACGACGATGACCTCATTGGAGAGAATGGATCATATGAAGTTACGTGCAACGACACAGCTTATATCATTGGAGAGAAAGGATACTTTCGAAAGGTTGGTCTAGGAGAAGGTGTCAAGGACCCAAGCCCGCTCAACTTGGGAGAATATTGTCCACTTGTGTGTTCTTCCTCTTATATTCCGAGTTTAGTGCGTATAAACTGA